A single window of Vigna unguiculata cultivar IT97K-499-35 chromosome 1, ASM411807v1, whole genome shotgun sequence DNA harbors:
- the LOC114174196 gene encoding high mobility group B protein 10 — MNVTNKSNPDGSTNGFQSQLQQQHSNGWEGSSTHPPTKPYPAPTASYQDIVRDESLFWEKLQAFHQSLGTKFKVVIVGGKSLDLHRLFVEVTSRGGIEKVIVDRKWKEVIMTFNFKDTITSASFVVRKSYLSMLYHFEQVYYFGKQGFPPQTPDIMIRGQPGLSNGSTSMLEVADVNDSPVQVTPVQGYDAVFSGTIDVKFDGGYVVTVTVGSEELKGVLFHVPDNMSRRSNTEGNPSSQNHGEGTSGSQSRKRAKYTPRDPFRPKSNRSGYNFFFAENYAMLKPSYHGQERAISKRIGFLWNNLSEAERQVYQEKGVKDKERYRTELMEYKSNNSTPNAE; from the exons ATGAATGTGACAAATAAGTCTAACCCAGATGGTTCCACCAATGGGTTTCAGTCTCAGCTTCAACAGCAACACAGTAATGGTTGGGAGGGATCTTCTACACACCCACCCACTAAGCCTTATCCTGCACCAACAGCTAGCTACCAGGACATTGTTCGTGATGAAAGCCTCTTCTGGGAAAAGCTTCAAGCTTTTCATCAATCACTTGGCACCAAATTTAA gGTTGTTATTGTGGGAGGAAAGTCACTTGATCTACATCGTCTTTTTGTGGAAGTTACATCTCGTGGTGGGATTGAAAAG GTGATTGTTGATCGTAAGTGGAAGGAAGTGATTATGACCTTCAATTTCAAAGATACCATAACGAGTGCATCATTTGTGGTGCGAAAATCCTATCTATCCATGCTTTATCACTTTGAGCAAGTGTATTATTTTGGGAAGCAAGGCTTTCCTCCCCAAACACCTG ATATTATGATTAGAGGCCAACCAGGCCTTTCCAATGGCTCCACATCTATGTTGGAGGTTGCTGATGTGAATGATTCACCTGTTCAGG TTACTCCAGTGCAGGGATATGATGCTGTGTTTTCTGGAACAATTGATGTGAAATTTGATGGTGGATACGTAGTCACAGTGACTGTGGGTTCGGAGGAGCTGAAAGGTGTCCTGTTTCATGTTCCTGATAACATGTCCCGGAGATCTAACACTGAAGGCAATCCTAGTTCACAGAATCATGGTGAAGGCACATCCGGGTCACAGAGTCGAAAGAGAGCAAAATATACGCCGCGTGATCCATTCCGGCCGAAGTCAAACCGGAGCGGTTACAACTTTTTCTTTGCTGAGAATTATGCCATGTTGAAGCCCTCTTATCACGGGCAAGAGAGAGCAATTAGTAAGAGGATTGGGTTTCTGTGGAACAATCTGTCAGAAGCAGAAAGACAG GTTTATCAAGAGAAAGGGGTGAAAGATAAGGAAAGATATAGAACTGAACTGATGGAGTACAAATCCAACAATTCAACTCCAAATGCTGAATAG
- the LOC114193617 gene encoding berberine bridge enzyme-like 22, translated as MSYLAVFLILLLPISSSSAASTLVEEKFKECLITKLDGNSASVDKIIFTKSSSQYPQVFEALEHNPRWVNSSMQQPLLILTPFHESEIQAGIRCSKELGLQLRVRSGGHDYEGLSYLSEVPFVMVDLINMRSIQVNIADETAWVQAGASLGELYYQISKASKVHGFPAGTCPSVGIGGLISGGGQGVILRKHGLAADHVVDAYIIDANGEIHDRKSMGEDVFWAIRGGSATSFGVILAWKISLVRIPPIVTGFNVFKTVEEGANNLIHRWQYIAPELPEDLVIRVVAQNSGDKSKTFTALFTSMFLGGVDRLIPLMNQSFPELGLQAKDCIEMNWSQALMFIAGYNIHDPLELLLNRTTTNKDPFKAKSDFVTEPIPKSGLEGAWKMLVEEEEALSVMILEPYGGRMNEISESETPFPHRKGNLYNIQYLVKWKGNGYEASKRHLDWAKRIYSYMTPYVSKSPRAAYFNYKDLDLGQNLLDNTSYSMACVWGEKYFKGNFRRLAQIKTKFDPQNFFRNEQSIPLLN; from the coding sequence ATGAGTTATCTTGCAGTGTTTCTGATACTGCTTCTTCCAATCTCATCTTCATCTGCAGCTTCTACCTTGGTTGAGGAGAAATTCAAGGAATGCTTGATAACAAAACTTGATGGCAATTCTGCATCCGTCGACAAAATAATCTTCACCAAATCCTCATCACAATATCCCCAAGTCTTTGAAGCATTGGAACATAACCCGAGATGGGTGAATTCCTCAATGCAGCAGCCTCTTCTGATTCTAACACCTTTCCATGAATCAGAAATTCAAGCAGGCATCAGATGCAGCAAAGAACTTGGGTTGCAGCTCAGAGTCAGAAGTGGTGGCCATGATTATGAAGGGCTATCGTACCTCAGTGAGGTCCCATTTGTGATGGTTGACCTCATCAACATGCGTTCCATTCAAGTTAACATTGCTGATGAAACAGCTTGGGTTCAGGCTGGAGCATCATTGGGTGAACTTTACTACCAAATCTCAAAGGCTAGTAAAGTGCATGGTTTCCCTGCAGGAACCTGTCCAAGTGTAGGGATAGGAGGGCTGATCAGTGGAGGGGGACAGGGTGTTATATTGAGAAAACATGGCCTGGCTGCAGACCATGTTGTTGATGCTTACATCATTGATGCAAATGGGGAGATTCATGACAGAAAATCAATGGGAGAAGATGTTTTCTGGGCCATAAGAGGAGGTAGTGCTACTAGTTTTGGAGTCATCCTTGCATGGAAGATCAGCTTGGTCAGAATCCCACCTATTGTTACAGGTTTCAATGTTTTCAAAACAGTGGAAGAAGGAGCCAACAATCTGATTCACAGGTGGCAATACATTGCACCTGAATTGCCTGAGGATCTTGTCATTAGAGTAGTAGCTCAAAACAGTGGTGACAAGTCAAAAACATTCACAGCACTCTTCACCTCTATGTTTCTGGGAGGAGTAGACAGGTTGATCCCACTGATGAATCAGAGTTTCCCAGAATTGGGATTGCAGGCCAAAGACTGCATTGAAATGAACTGGTCTCAAGCACTTATGTTTATTGCTGGATACAATATACACGACCCTCTAGAACTCTTGCTCAACAGAACCACCACAAATAAAGACCCTTTCAAGGCCAAGTCTGACTTTGTAACTGAGCCAATACCAAAATCTGGCCTAGAAGGAGCTTGGAAAATGCTTGTAGAGGAAGAAGAAGCATTAAGCGTGATGATATTGGAACCCTATGGTGGTAGAATGAATGAAATTTCAGAATCTGAAACCCCTTTTCCCCACAGGAAGGGGAACTTGTACAACATACAATACTTGGTGAAATGGAAAGGGAATGGCTACGAAGCATCCAAGAGGCATCTAGACTGGGCTAAAAGGATTTACAGCTACATGACTCCATATGTGTCAAAATCTCCACGAGCTGCATATTTCAATTATAAGGATCTTGATTTAGGCCAAAACCTGCTTGACAACACAAGCTACTCAATGGCTTGTGTTTGGGGTGAGAAATACTTTAAGGGAAACTTTAGGAGATTGGCACAGATTAAGACAAAGTTTGACCCCCAGAATTTTTTCAGGAATGAACAAAGTATTCCTCTCCTAAATTAA